The following coding sequences are from one Lipingzhangella halophila window:
- a CDS encoding response regulator: MQPHSPLRVVLAEDGVLLREGLRSLLERFEFEIAASVGDAEALASAVAQHGPDLVVTDIRMPPGFRDEGLRAAVQLRATRPELPIVVLSHYVETRYVGTLLDFNDGRAIGYLLKERVADVEEFVASLRRVAAGGTAVDPAVVKRLVQRQHDPLDQLTRRERDVLVLMAEGHSNSRVARELTVSEAAIGKHIGSIMAKLDLAHEDVEANRRVKAVLAFLRA, translated from the coding sequence GTGCAACCACACTCTCCCCTCCGAGTTGTTCTAGCAGAAGACGGGGTGCTGCTCCGCGAGGGCCTGCGGAGTCTGCTGGAGCGTTTCGAGTTCGAGATCGCCGCCTCGGTAGGAGATGCCGAGGCGTTGGCCTCGGCCGTCGCCCAGCACGGCCCCGACTTGGTGGTCACCGACATCAGGATGCCGCCGGGATTCCGTGACGAGGGGCTGCGGGCGGCGGTCCAACTCCGCGCCACGCGTCCGGAGCTTCCCATCGTGGTGTTGAGCCACTACGTAGAGACTCGCTACGTAGGGACGCTGCTCGACTTCAACGATGGGCGTGCCATCGGGTACCTCCTCAAGGAACGTGTGGCGGATGTCGAGGAATTCGTGGCCTCGCTGCGCCGTGTCGCCGCGGGCGGGACTGCCGTCGACCCCGCCGTGGTCAAGCGGTTGGTGCAGCGGCAGCACGACCCGCTGGACCAGCTCACCCGGCGGGAACGCGACGTGCTGGTCCTCATGGCCGAAGGACACTCCAACTCCAGGGTCGCCCGCGAACTGACCGTCAGCGAAGCCGCGATCGGCAAGCACATCGGGAGCATCATGGCGAAGCTCGACCTCGCTCACGAGGATGTGGAAGCCAACCGTCGGGTGAAGGCGGTGCTGGCGTTCCTGCGCGCTTAG
- a CDS encoding sensor histidine kinase has protein sequence MNTQGRPPQTPLEALRQRRFLYTRWPWRSLASAGAALVVGGVAVSVVGLMLVPLIILGEIVIEARQGIVEIELWLVIVLPLLSLGLLLALGPLLALPVAVVERWRLRLVHPPIRPGHRAPRPGLWSGLRTRYTDPTTWREFAYLLLLCFVIAPLSYLVLFALVVYGAVLLGAPILVAVGEPLALNQRQVTDVPTALLLVPVGAVLLLASPYAAAVGAHVNAVLGRNLLGGEPAETLRAELVEVTRSRARLVDAFEAERRRIERDLHDGAQQRLVALVIQLGLARMDAPAGSRVEETLASAHEQTKELISAMQEIIHGIHPQLLADQGLAAALPELVERSAIPVALSVDLVERPPSHVESTVYFAAAEALANVAKHTQARRIAVAVHREGETLVLEVTDDGPGGADPGQGTGLTGLADRITVIGGRMLLSSPAGGPTRIRVETPCNHTLPSELF, from the coding sequence GTGAACACGCAAGGAAGGCCTCCCCAGACACCGCTGGAGGCATTGCGGCAGCGACGTTTCCTCTACACACGGTGGCCGTGGCGAAGCCTCGCCTCGGCCGGGGCCGCCCTGGTCGTCGGTGGTGTGGCCGTCTCCGTGGTCGGGCTGATGCTCGTGCCACTGATCATCCTCGGTGAGATCGTGATCGAGGCCCGCCAGGGCATCGTCGAGATCGAGCTGTGGCTCGTGATCGTCCTGCCGCTGCTGAGCCTGGGACTGCTACTGGCCCTCGGGCCGCTCTTGGCGCTCCCGGTGGCGGTCGTGGAACGGTGGCGGCTACGGCTGGTCCACCCGCCCATCCGCCCCGGCCACCGTGCGCCGCGCCCCGGGCTGTGGTCCGGGCTGCGCACTCGCTACACCGATCCCACGACGTGGCGGGAGTTCGCCTACCTGCTGCTCCTGTGCTTCGTCATTGCTCCTCTCAGCTACCTTGTGCTGTTCGCCCTGGTGGTGTATGGAGCAGTCCTGCTGGGTGCGCCTATCCTCGTCGCCGTCGGCGAGCCACTCGCCCTGAACCAGCGGCAGGTTACCGACGTGCCCACGGCGCTCCTGCTGGTGCCGGTCGGTGCCGTGCTCCTGCTGGCCTCGCCCTACGCGGCCGCCGTCGGGGCGCACGTCAACGCCGTGCTGGGACGTAACCTGCTGGGCGGTGAGCCCGCCGAGACCCTCCGTGCCGAGCTGGTCGAGGTGACGCGTTCCCGGGCCCGACTGGTGGACGCCTTCGAGGCCGAGCGGCGGCGCATCGAACGTGACCTGCACGACGGCGCGCAGCAGCGGCTGGTCGCTTTGGTGATACAGCTGGGTCTCGCCCGTATGGACGCCCCGGCCGGGTCCCGGGTGGAGGAGACCCTCGCCTCCGCGCACGAGCAGACCAAGGAGCTCATCAGCGCCATGCAGGAGATCATCCACGGCATCCACCCGCAACTGCTCGCCGACCAGGGGTTGGCGGCGGCCCTTCCGGAACTCGTCGAGCGATCCGCCATCCCGGTCGCCCTATCGGTGGACCTCGTAGAACGGCCGCCCTCCCACGTGGAGTCCACCGTCTACTTCGCTGCCGCCGAGGCGCTGGCAAATGTTGCCAAGCACACCCAGGCGCGGCGGATCGCGGTCGCGGTCCACCGCGAGGGGGAGACACTGGTCCTCGAGGTCACCGATGACGGTCCGGGTGGTGCGGACCCGGGTCAGGGAACCGGTCTGACTGGCCTAGCCGACCGCATCACGGTGATTGGAGGCAGAATGTTGCTATCCAGCCCGGCTGGCGGGCCAACCCGGATTCGAGTGGAGACTCCGTGCAACCACACTCTCCCCTCCGAGTTGTTCTAG